One Klebsiella quasipneumoniae subsp. quasipneumoniae genomic window carries:
- a CDS encoding recombinase family protein has translation MSRVFAYCRVSTLEQNTENQRHEIEAAGFAIRPQRLIEEHISGSVAASERPGFIRLLDRMESGDVLIVTKLDRLGRNAMDIRKTVEQLATLDIRVHCLALGGVDLTSPAGKMTMQVISAVAEFERDLLIERTHSGISRARSAGKRFGRPPILSEEQKKIVSERLNSGASISAVAREFNTTRQTILRVKAGQQ, from the coding sequence ATGTCACGAGTTTTTGCCTACTGTCGGGTCTCCACTCTGGAACAGAATACAGAAAATCAGCGCCATGAAATTGAAGCGGCGGGTTTTGCCATCAGACCCCAGCGGCTGATTGAGGAACATATAAGTGGTTCGGTTGCTGCCAGCGAAAGACCAGGGTTCATCCGGTTGCTTGATCGAATGGAAAGCGGTGACGTATTGATTGTCACCAAACTTGACCGACTCGGCCGTAATGCGATGGATATCCGAAAAACAGTTGAACAACTGGCTACTTTAGATATCCGTGTTCATTGTCTCGCTCTCGGAGGTGTGGATTTAACCAGCCCGGCCGGAAAAATGACTATGCAGGTGATTTCAGCTGTGGCTGAGTTTGAGAGGGATCTGCTGATTGAACGCACACATTCAGGGATTTCTCGGGCAAGATCAGCCGGGAAACGCTTCGGTCGTCCGCCCATCTTGAGCGAGGAGCAAAAAAAAATAGTGTCAGAGCGCCTTAATTCCGGGGCCAGTATCAGTGCGGTTGCCAGAGAATTTAATACCACCCGGCAAACCATACTCCGGGTAAAAGCAGGACAGCAATAA
- the chrA gene encoding chromate efflux transporter — translation MNDTARNDHSPWAVFLIFFRLGLTSFGGPIAHLGYFRDEFVTRRQWLTERSYADLVALCQFLPGPASSQVGIALGLSRAGYTGALAAWAGFTLPSAVALILFALGMTSYGDVMPSGVLHGLKVVAVAVVAQAVWGMARNLCPDIPRITVMAVATCFVLLVPSAWGQVGVIVTAAVTGMLLFKPQQTTVHDPLPVSIRRRVGLFWLTLFFVLLTGLPLLTAIFPNPTLLMVETFYRTGSLVFGGGHVVLPLLQTEVVPSGWVSTDTFLAGYGAAQAVPGPLFTFAAFLGASMNQVPSGWLGGLVCLLAIFAPSFLLIVGALPFWESLRRNIRTQAALQGINAAVVGLLLAALYQPVWTSAVLAPQDFGLALVALVALMFWKLPPWLVVVSCGVAGWLLSLAL, via the coding sequence ATGAACGATACTGCCAGGAATGATCACAGCCCCTGGGCTGTCTTTCTGATTTTCTTCCGACTTGGCCTGACATCCTTCGGCGGCCCAATTGCCCATCTGGGTTACTTCCGCGATGAGTTTGTGACGCGACGGCAGTGGTTGACCGAGCGCAGCTATGCAGATTTGGTCGCTCTGTGCCAGTTCCTTCCGGGACCAGCAAGCAGTCAGGTTGGTATAGCGCTCGGGCTGTCCCGGGCCGGTTATACCGGGGCGCTAGCAGCATGGGCCGGCTTCACGCTACCGTCAGCAGTTGCACTGATCCTGTTTGCGCTGGGGATGACCAGTTACGGGGATGTGATGCCCTCTGGTGTATTGCATGGGCTGAAAGTGGTAGCCGTTGCGGTGGTCGCGCAAGCTGTATGGGGCATGGCCCGAAATCTTTGCCCGGATATACCGCGTATTACTGTCATGGCAGTGGCAACCTGCTTTGTGCTTCTTGTGCCATCGGCCTGGGGACAGGTGGGAGTAATCGTCACTGCGGCTGTCACTGGCATGTTACTGTTCAAACCTCAGCAGACGACGGTACATGATCCGCTGCCCGTTTCAATACGGCGTCGCGTCGGATTGTTCTGGCTCACGCTGTTCTTTGTGCTACTGACAGGGTTACCATTGCTGACGGCGATATTCCCAAATCCGACGCTGTTAATGGTAGAAACTTTCTACCGGACCGGATCACTGGTTTTTGGTGGCGGGCATGTCGTGCTGCCATTACTGCAGACTGAAGTCGTTCCTTCTGGCTGGGTCAGCACTGATACATTCCTGGCTGGCTACGGCGCTGCCCAGGCCGTTCCTGGACCGTTGTTCACTTTTGCAGCCTTTCTCGGGGCTTCGATGAACCAGGTGCCTTCTGGCTGGCTGGGTGGTCTGGTTTGTCTGCTGGCAATTTTCGCACCGTCCTTCCTTCTGATTGTGGGAGCATTGCCGTTCTGGGAAAGTCTGCGCCGCAATATCCGTACACAAGCAGCGTTGCAGGGTATTAATGCAGCCGTAGTTGGCCTTCTGCTGGCAGCTCTCTATCAACCAGTATGGACGAGCGCAGTTCTCGCTCCGCAAGATTTCGGCCTTGCCCTTGTGGCACTGGTCGCTCTGATGTTCTGGAAACTGCCGCCGTGGCTGGTCGTAGTGAGTTGCGGTGTTGCGGGTTGGTTGTTGAGTTTAGCACTGTGA
- a CDS encoding PadR family transcriptional regulator: protein MTDKDLYGGMIRLHILHHAAKEPVFGLGIIEELRHHGYQLSPGTLYPMLHGMEKKGYLTSRHVQAGRRSRRVYEITGQGHIALTDARNRVKELFGELVEGK, encoded by the coding sequence GTGACCGACAAAGATCTTTACGGCGGGATGATCCGTTTGCACATCCTGCATCATGCAGCCAAAGAACCCGTCTTTGGTCTGGGCATCATTGAGGAATTGCGACACCACGGTTATCAACTCAGCCCGGGTACCCTGTATCCGATGCTGCACGGTATGGAAAAGAAGGGGTATCTCACCTCACGACATGTTCAGGCCGGTCGACGAAGTCGGCGAGTATATGAAATCACCGGACAAGGGCACATAGCGCTAACGGACGCCAGAAACAGGGTGAAAGAGCTGTTCGGTGAACTTGTTGAAGGCAAATGA
- the arsH gene encoding arsenical resistance protein ArsH, with the protein MEQFPALNTDCFDQHIAERLHLQEPPRILILYGSVRERSYSRFAAEEAGRLLTAMGAEVKFFNPSGLPLPDDAPDTHPKVSELRGLVRWCDGMVWSSPERHGAMSAVMKAQIDWIPLSEGAVRPSQGKTLAVMQVCGGSQSFNAVNQMRILGRWMRMFTIPNQSSVAKAWQEFDENGRMKPSSWYDRIVDVAEELFKITLLLRGQTSYLADRYSERKESHQELSYRVNQEKI; encoded by the coding sequence ATGGAACAATTTCCAGCCCTGAATACTGACTGTTTTGATCAACATATTGCCGAACGTCTGCACCTGCAGGAGCCCCCACGGATTCTGATCCTGTATGGCTCAGTAAGGGAGCGCTCCTACAGTCGCTTTGCCGCGGAGGAAGCAGGTCGCCTGCTGACGGCGATGGGCGCGGAGGTGAAATTCTTTAACCCCTCCGGTTTACCCCTGCCGGATGATGCCCCGGATACGCACCCTAAAGTCTCCGAGCTACGCGGGCTGGTCAGATGGTGTGACGGGATGGTGTGGAGCTCGCCGGAACGGCACGGGGCTATGAGCGCGGTGATGAAGGCGCAGATCGACTGGATACCGTTGAGTGAAGGCGCGGTTCGTCCTTCGCAGGGCAAGACACTTGCAGTGATGCAGGTTTGCGGCGGTTCGCAGTCCTTCAATGCCGTGAACCAGATGCGCATTCTGGGCCGCTGGATGCGGATGTTCACAATTCCCAACCAGTCCTCGGTGGCGAAAGCCTGGCAGGAATTTGATGAGAACGGAAGGATGAAGCCGTCCTCATGGTACGACCGTATCGTAGATGTCGCAGAGGAGTTGTTTAAAATTACGTTGCTGCTCAGGGGACAAACCAGCTACCTTGCAGATCGCTACAGCGAACGAAAAGAGAGTCATCAGGAACTTTCGTACCGCGTCAATCAGGAAAAAATATAA